Proteins encoded by one window of Salvia splendens isolate huo1 chromosome 5, SspV2, whole genome shotgun sequence:
- the LOC121804389 gene encoding phosphoenolpyruvate carboxylase kinase 2-like has translation MSGELERDYTVGDEIGRGRYGVVSRCHSALTGECFAVKSIDKRLIQDDAVDSLCLQNEAKLMQLVSGHPNVVGVFDVYEDDDFLHVILEYCGGGDLFQRITARPALAESEARRFLLPLMEAIAHCHNHGIAHRDIKPDNILFNSYNELKLADFGSAECFGGGGLMSGIVGTPYYVAPEVIAGRDYNETVDVWSAGVILYIMLAGIPPFYGESAQEIFEAVLRANLRFPRKVFSSVSAEAKDLLRRMLCKDVSRRFSADQVLRHPWMTNGGDSIDVGLLA, from the exons ATGAGTGGAGAGCTAGAGAGAGACTACACAGTGGGCGACGAGATCGGTAGGGGCAGATACGGCGTCGTTTCGAGGTGTCACTCCGCCCTCACCGGAGAGTGCTTCGCCGTCAAGTCCATCGACAAGCGCCTCATCCAGGACGACGCCGTCGACAGCCTCTGCCTCCAAAACGAGGCCAAGCTCATGCAGCTCGTCTCCGGCCACCCCAATGTCGTCGGAGTTTTCGATGTGTACGAGGATGACGACTTCCTGCATGTTATTTTGGAGTATTGCGGTGGCGGCGATCTTTTCCAGCGGATCACGGCCCGCCCCGCTCTCGCCGAGTCGGAAGCCCGCCGATTCCTG TTGCCACTAATGGAGGCCATAGCACACTGCCACAACCACGGAATAGCCCATCGTGACATCAAACCCGACAACATTCTCTTCAACAGCTACAACGAGCTAAAGCTTGCAGATTTTGGTTCAGCTGAGTGTTTTGGCGGTGGAGGGCTGATGTCTGGGATTGTCGGGACCCCCTACTACGTTGCCCCGGAGGTAATAGCAGGCAGGGACTACAACGAAACGGTGGATGTGTGGAGTGCAGGTGTCATATTGTACATAATGCTAGCCGGGATCCCTCCTTTCTATGGAGAGTCAGCACAGGAGATTTTTGAGGCTGTGCTTAGGGCGAATCTGAGATTCCCGAGGAAGGTTTTCAGCTCAGTTTCAGCAGAAGCTAAGGATCTGCTGAGACGAATGCTTTGCAAGGATGTGTCTCGAAGGTTCTCAGCTGACCAAGTCTTGA GGCACCCGTGGATGACAAATGGTGGCGACTCCATAGACGTGGGTCTTCTTGCTTGA
- the LOC121804388 gene encoding low affinity inorganic phosphate transporter 1-like → MAKKQLEVLNALDVAKTQWYHFTAIVIAGMGFFTDAYDLFCISLVTKLLGRLYYTVPGAEKPGTLPPNVAAAVNGVAFCGTLTGQLFFGWLGDKLGRKKVYGMTLMMMVICSIASGLSLGSQPKAVMATLCFFRFWLGFGIGGDYPLSATIMSEYANKKTRGAFIAAVFAMQGFGILAGGMVAIIMSAAFKAAYPAPAYAFNAAASLPPASDYVWRLIVMFGALPAALTYYWRMKMPETARYTALIAKNAKQAAADMSRVLQVDLEAEPERVSEENRKQFGLFSKEFLRRHGLHLLGTTSTWFLLDIAFYSQNLFQKDIFSAIGWIPAAKTMNALEEVYKIARAQTLIALCSTVPGYWFTVFFIDRIGRFFIQIMGFTMMTIFMFALAIPYDHWTHRDNRIGFVAMYSLTFFFANFGPNATTFVVPAEIFPARLRSTCHGISSAAGKAGAIVGAFGFLYAAQSKDPAKVDAGYRPGIGVRNSLLVLGCVNALGVLFTFLVPESNGKSLEEMARENENENEDGNGNEITEMGVRDSRTVPV, encoded by the coding sequence ATGGCTAAGAAACAATTAGAAGTGCTAAACGCACTAGACGTTGCCAAAACACAATGGTACCATTTCACGGCGATCGTGATCGCCGGAATGGGATTCTTCACCGACGCGTACGATCTCTTCTGCATCTCTCTCGTCACGAAGCTCCTCGGCCGCCTCTACTACACCGTCCCAGGCGCCGAGAAGCCCGGCACCCTCCCCCCTAACGTGGCCGCCGCAGTCAACGGCGTCGCCTTCTGCGGCACCCTCACCGGGCAGCTCTTCTTCGGCTGGCTCGGCGACAAGCTCGGCCGCAAAAAAGTCTACGGCATGACCCTCATGATGATGGTCATCTGCTCCATCGCCTCCGGCCTCTCCCTGGGGAGCCAGCCGAAGGCGGTCATGGCCACCCTCTGCTTTTTCCGCTTctggcttggctttggcatcggcggTGACTACCCTCTCTCCGCCACTATTATGTCTGAGTATGCCAATAAAAAAACCCGCGGCGCATTTATCGCCGCGGTTTTCGCCATGCAGGGATTTGGCATCCTGGCAGGCGGGATGGTGGCAATCATTATGTCGGCCGCATTTAAGGCGGCCTACCCCGCCCCAGCCTACGCGTTCAACGCTGCCGCCTCCCTCCCGCCCGCATCAGACTACGTGTGGCGGCTAATTGTTATGTTCGGTGCGCTCCCTGCGGCCCTTACCTACTACTGGCGGATGAAGATGCCCGAGACCGCCCGGTACACCGCCCTTATCGCGAAAAACGCGAAACAGGCGGCGGCCGACATGTCTCGGGTTTTGCAAGTGGATTTGGAAGCGGAGCCCGAGCGGGTCAGTGAGGAAAATCGAAAACAATTCGGGTTGTTTTCGAAAGAATTCCTCCGGCGACACGGGCTCCACCTCCTCGGGACCACGAGCACGTGGTTCCTCCTCGACATCGCCTTCTACAGCCAGAACCTCTTCCAGAAAGACATCTTCAGCGCGATCGGCTGGATTCCGGCCGCCAAAACGATGAACGCTCTTGAAGAAGTGTACAAAATTGCAAGGGCTCAAACGCTGATCGCTCTATGCAGCACCGTCCCCGGCTACTGGTTCACCGTGTTCTTCATCGACAGAATCGGAAGGTTTTTCATCCAAATCATGGGGTTCACAATGATGACAATCTTCATGTTCGCTTTAGCGATCCCCTACGACCACTGGACTCACCGGGACAACCGGATCGGGTTCGTGGCCATGTACTCGCTAACGTTCTTCTTCGCGAATTTCGGCCCCAATGCGACGACGTTTGTAGTCCCGGCGGAGATATTTCCGGCGAGGCTCCGGTCGACGTGCCACGGGATTTCGTCGGCGGCGGGGAAGGCCGGGGCGATTGTGGGGGCGTTTGGGTTCCTGTACGCGGCTCAGTCGAAGGATCCGGCGAAGGTGGACGCGGGGTACCGGCCCGGGATTGGGGTGAGGAACTCGCTGCTGGTGCTCGGGTGTGTGAATGCATTGGGGGTGTTGTTTACTTTCTTGGTGCCCGAGTCGAATGGGAAGTCGCTGGAGGAGATGGCGAGGGAGAACGAGAATGAGAATGAAGATGGGAATGGAAACGAGATTACGGAAATGGGTGTGAGAGATTCGAGGACAGTGCCGGTGTGA